One part of the Dunckerocampus dactyliophorus isolate RoL2022-P2 chromosome 11, RoL_Ddac_1.1, whole genome shotgun sequence genome encodes these proteins:
- the lsm11 gene encoding U7 snRNA-associated Sm-like protein LSm11, whose translation MEEKERQKGIEKTDKKETASTSRLNTSSVSRDGDTSKTDVCSENFDPLLALYSPAVSLPFPNIKCFDNIAQYESFLKGGRGRAKPENVEKKRQKAMKGVADPERIERLKQLMVKKKPLDEEGEGSKRTPQPRRQKPQKNVLTRMTLCKGSPLGELYRCVEERIRVKVHIRTFKGLRGVCSGFIVAFDKFWNMAMVDVDETYREPLLGEALYHEKALTITRLFEKLKLQESSGREDTTTQQSGQGETSKSPPSNLKVASKRLTAHLARERGDGETSDCKTYGKVQTRHVNQLFIRGESILLVNPQPL comes from the exons ATGGAGGAGAAAGAAAGGCAGAAGGGAATAGAAAAGACAGATAAGAAAGAAACAGCCTCAACGTCCCGCCTAAATACCTCGTCGGTGTCACGGGACGGCGACACTTCTAAAACAGATGTCTGCTCTGAAAACTTCGACCCACTTTTGGCCTTGTACTCACCCGCGGTGTCGCTTCCTTTTCCAAACATTAAATGTTTCGACAATATCGCCCAGTACGAGAGCTTCCTGAAGGGCGGCCGGGGCAGAGCCAAGCCGGAGAATGTGGAGAAAAAGAGGCAGAAGGCAATGAAGGGGGTGGCTGACCCGGAGCGTATCGAGCGGCTGAAGCAGCTCATGGTGAAGAAGAAGCCTTTGGATGAGGAGGGAGAGGGCAGCAAAAGAACACCGCAGCCACGGCGACAGAAGCCTCAGAAAAATGTCCTGACTAGGATGACCC TATGCAAAGGCAGTCCTTTGGGCGAGCTGTACCGATGTGTGGAGGAGAGAATAAGGGTCAAAGTGCACATCAGGACCTTCAAAGGATTGAGGGGTGTGTGCTCCGGCTTCATTGTGGCCTTCGACAAGTTCTGGAACATG GCGATGGTGGATGTCGATGAGACATACAGAGAGCCTCTTCTTGGGGAGGCCTTGTACCACGAGAAAGCCCTCACCATTACACGG CTCTTTGAGAAGTTGAAGCTCCAGGAGAGCTCAGGACGTGAGGACACAACAACACAGCAGAGCGGCCAAGGAGAAACCAGCAAGAGTCCACCTTCAAATCTTAAAGTAGCTTCAAAACGTTTGACTGCTCACCTTGCCAGGGAGAGAGGTGATGGTGAGACATCAGACTGCAAGACTTACGGCAAGGTCCAAACTCGTCACGTCAACCAGCTTTTCATTCGGGGTGAGAGCATTCTGCTGGTCAATCCTCAGCCACTCTGA